Below is a genomic region from Spirosoma radiotolerans.
CGGACACGTTCATATGGGCAATTGGGCCATCATTGGTGGTTCAAGTTCAGTGCACCAATGGGTGAAAATTGGCGCCCATGCCATGATTTCGGGCGGCTCGCTGGTGCGTAAAGATGTACCACCGTTTACAAAAGCGGCCCGCGAACCACTATCCTATACCGGTATCAATTCCATCGGCCTTCGCCGGCGGGGGTTCGAAAACGACAAGATCAACCAGATTCAGGAAATCTACCGGTACATCTACATGCGTGGGTTGAACAATGCCGATGCGCTGACGCAGATCGAGCTGGAGCTGCCCCCATCTGATGAGCGCGACGAAATTGTGAACTTCATCCGGTCATCGGAGCGGGGCATCATGAAGGGGCCGTCGAACAGCAGCGCAGAGCGCGAATAAACGCATGATGGCGCAAGGCTCTGGCCTTATTGCCGATTAGTACCTGGCCTCTGGCCGATAAAGTTATCCGTTCTACATGCCGGCCAGAGGCCGGAAAATACTCGGCACAAGGCCAGAGCCTTGCGCCATCCATTCCGGTACTCATACCAGAAACAATGCTGACAATCGCTACCGAGAAAATCGGTAAAAAGTACCGGAGGGAGTGGATCTTTCGCCACGTAGACCTGACGCTCAACGCCGGTACGAGCTACACGTTTGTTGGACCCAATGGGAGTGGAAAATCAACGCTGCTGCAATTACTGGCCGGAAATTTACCCCATACAGAAGGTAACCTGACGTATTCGCAGGATGCTACGCTCATTGATCCCGACAGTTGGTTTCGGCAGGTGAGCATTGCCGCTCCGTACCTCGAATTAGTGGAAGAGTTGACGCTGGATGAACTACTGACGTTTCACCAAACCTTCAAACCATTCCGGAACAACCTGACGACAGAAGCCGTTGCCGACCGACTGTTATTGACCCACGCGCGCCATAAGGAAATAAAGTATTTCTCGTCGGGTATGAAACAGCGGGTCAAACTCGGGCTGGCCTTCTTTTCCAACGCACCGGTCGTTATTCTGGACGAACCTACGGCCAACCTCGACCGGCAGGGAGCCGCCTGGTATCACGAGCAGGTGCGTCAACTTGGCCCGGATCAGCTTTTGCTGATTGGTTCTAACCAGCCCGAAGAATACGATTTCTGCCCCAATGTGCTGGATGTAATGCAGTGGAAGTGATGGTAGAATTGGATTACTTATCAGGGCCTTTGCTATTACCTGGCTGCATTCTCCGACAGTTCCTCCGCGTCCATGTAAACGGGTGAGTCGTATAGTTTGCGCATCAGAAAGCCATGTTCGATCAGAAATGTCAGATTGAATTTCCGTACCATACCGTGATTCGGTAAGATTGGACTCTCGACATGATCAATGACATAATTCGGGAAATAGCTGGAAACATCACTGGGTGAAATGCTGAACGGGGGAGTCGACAAGGACGGTTCATACTCGACCGTATTCAAAAACGTTAAGGCACCCACGGGCGTTAGTTTTTCGAGCGTTTGCAGGTAGCGCATCCGCATGGGTGTGGGTAAGGCCACCAGCGATGCCCGGTCATACACGACGTCCACAGGTCCAATGTCTTCAGTGGTCAGGCTAAAGAGGTCGCAGCAGAAAATGGTAATGTTGCCCGACATGAATTTATTGCCAATCCGCTGGTAGGGGAGTAGGTTATCGGAAAAGAACTGGAGCACAGCTTTCTCAACGATCTCGACCCCCACAACCCGCTGGGCGAAGTGGCTAAAGTAGATCATATCAACGCTTTTGCCACAGAGAGGAACGAAAACCGACTTGCCCTCCAGCGAAAAGGGTGGAAGGTGCTTGATCAGGTAAGGGTGGATGTCTTTGCGGTGAAAACTGGTGTAAGGGCCTTCTAATTCCCAAGAGTTAAGCCAGAATGCTTTTTCCATAACAAAATTTAAGAGTTTAGTGCGTTTTTGGTGCTACAAATCTCCGATGTTATGGAACCAGGTTTTAGAGCGGATGTACGGTTTAGCAAAAGCCGTACATTCCCGTACTGATTGCGCAGGGATAGCGGGAAACTACGCAGTTAGGGGCAATCTTCGTTATTATTTGTTCATCAGCTCTCCGCACGCAGTACATCCAGGGGTGGTCTGACCAGTACCTCCCGGCTATTGAAAACCCCAATAAGTACAGTCAAGGCTGTTACGGAGAGGGAGATAACGACCAAGGGCAAAACACCAGGCCGATAGGGGACCTCAAACACATAACGGGCTAACGCCCAGGTACCAACCACCGAGAGGAGAATACCCGAGAGAGCTGCCAATAAGCCCAATAATCCATACTCGAGCGCAGTGATGCGCAGAATCTGGGTGCGGCTGGCCCCCAGTGTTCGCAGGAGTACACTTTCGCGGAGCCTCTGGTACTTACTAATCACCACCGAACTGGCCAGCACCAGCAAACCCGTCAGTATGCTGAACAGGGCCATAAACTGGATAACAAACGAGATCTGACCCAGAATGTCGTCCACCGTTTTCAGGATCAACCCCAGGTCAATTGCCGATACGTTGGGGAATTGGCTGACGAGTGCCCGCTGAAGGAGCGCCGATGCCTGGTTATCGGGCACGCGGGTCATGAGCACGTGAAACTGGGGCGCCTGCTCCAAAACACCCGACGGAAATACGACTAGAAAGTTGGTTTGGACGCGGTTCCATTCGACCTCGCGGGTGCCGCCAACAATGGTTTGTATGGGTGCTCCCTGCACATTGAAATCAAGGGTGTCGCCCAGTTTGAGGTGCATTCGATCCAGAAAATCTTTCTCGATAGACACATAAATAGCGCCATCGGCCTGATAAGGAGCCTTCCCGGCGGTGAGCTTTTCTGACGAGATCAGCGTATCCCGATACGTAACCCGGTATTCGCGGGTAAATGCCCATTTGGGCGTTTTAGCGGCCG
It encodes:
- a CDS encoding class I SAM-dependent methyltransferase — encoded protein: MEKAFWLNSWELEGPYTSFHRKDIHPYLIKHLPPFSLEGKSVFVPLCGKSVDMIYFSHFAQRVVGVEIVEKAVLQFFSDNLLPYQRIGNKFMSGNITIFCCDLFSLTTEDIGPVDVVYDRASLVALPTPMRMRYLQTLEKLTPVGALTFLNTVEYEPSLSTPPFSISPSDVSSYFPNYVIDHVESPILPNHGMVRKFNLTFLIEHGFLMRKLYDSPVYMDAEELSENAAR
- a CDS encoding ABC transporter ATP-binding protein, yielding MLTIATEKIGKKYRREWIFRHVDLTLNAGTSYTFVGPNGSGKSTLLQLLAGNLPHTEGNLTYSQDATLIDPDSWFRQVSIAAPYLELVEELTLDELLTFHQTFKPFRNNLTTEAVADRLLLTHARHKEIKYFSSGMKQRVKLGLAFFSNAPVVILDEPTANLDRQGAAWYHEQVRQLGPDQLLLIGSNQPEEYDFCPNVLDVMQWK